A window of Pedobacter lusitanus contains these coding sequences:
- a CDS encoding AMP-binding protein: MQEAILFDCELLGSNAAYTIEVPVVLEENNPDLNRLYQAFKKALLRHDTFRVIIRNPNENDKRLHQVFNPLLSISSGIDYITDTREPIDPYGKNEITFQIKQENPGVTTFLLRFHHVLADRKSIELLIGDMFSYYTNSPLLPAGTYHNAVAEILNNFDGLQGDLKSVQQNSVSGLSASQSVDSSRHLAISVKREVAVLDSSCWNQLEKKGRDAGLSPQVIVLTAYYIMKLRVEGKKRTTIGIPFSLHDILDEPRTAGCFFNMVPFHTDYPSNLGFLDFAKLIQHQLMELLPQRFLPLLDVSRTSGQADESIFDAVFAWHDPFILKNGQISISLGMPDAYPSRLCHSLLAQPENGALMLALDYDPAQLLKETAEGMLSSVLHILQVVSSSPQVPVSSIPLGTQYLQEEENTASGDILKLIKERAILFPGSIAIIEPDGGSYSYSILEDTAEKIAEWASDASSELPDMIGLCIPRSFIMIAALIGLMRSRKTVALLDPENYNSTISNIKAGNINCVITDGTIELKDVITVTTNQILNGVYAKLNDTDIVEGSILFFSSGTTGRPKPVLLSKSNICLHTHWAISKFKLTSADRVLQFCSLAFDAMLEEVLPTFSVGATLILRDNYISASAAGFVEFCHQHKITVIDLPTGFFNLTAIELDAGQLVLPDCLRLVVIGGEGYTNAAVKIWLSLLEQAHPAAQLLTTYGPSEASIIVASVFLNSGMLQTHPLVGHARAGVRFYVLDKSLQPLPPGITGDLYIGGGMLAKGYLGRPKETAESFLPDPFVNEKGARMYFTGDRVIKQKDGSLLFNGRGDRQIKRRGVRIELDGIEHVFSHAFGGCPCAVIAYGASLEHIAVFIQDGGSENTEHLMANALAVLPYAAHPSLVRFQELPLTSRGKMDYESLRQSLTTSSVEEKSDNTGIEDKIINLFKDVLGYKEFCESDDFFNAGGHSLAVLQLISLANLRLNVKISVRDIYLARTIGAIAKLIKLAPSSVADQVNQQDDPWSLTELELAIHIDEQLTQGPSPYWITEKWNLQDGLDMIRLREALGVVLSAHPILRSTLITKNGHSRWADKSIPEALNHILEKEKENYLKLSLLSSESGFSTLLLNVHHSLLDGQGIDVFMQALANAYTNRTAIPAISQMIPPALPLSGEDELLAWKNYLSGAGSDFNLPPDIAGDRLATGAMVASFKPVININELLPLQEDKRPGNYTFFAALTMAWLHRMTNSADILLNIAVGLNDGIKGLRLSTCVAPLRSGINKRMTFNDLYSNIGDNLDWILDHLPIGPMQLATTLRAGGIVQQALPLLFDFEDKREKKVLVFDEIRAVNEPQQPATVRADIEISIRIEEDGMLCCSMRGRASMYSFSLLECWVNSLGTFLRAVTKGGDQLIKNIPLIPYGSVMAAMLEGEVIQTDASPDFLAKHLRKLLREKLLLPVIQGKDCKLTGQDVLNKAHDLINILKEANIKAGDCVIVLLPRYVNYLPVLLALWETGAIPVLINPEQPNERQKVMFKAVSAVAVIEKDDLGVIQVRSIRETNTQRRVDSIATAYIFFTSGSSGVPKPVICPWRGLQRLLDWSVKTFPFAAEDAFLHTASPGFDISIWEMLFPIWGGARLLVEDNNGVQDMPSLIRFIESERATHVHFIPSILESFLDALNPSEGRSVKLVFCGGEATSKPLLKRLLDEREVPMQHCYGPTETSIFILSWHGDRSSPLPYGLPLGNPVDGAGVVILDEMMEPVVRGITGEIGLYGDALTSGYLGMPRATAAAFRPWPGKGGRIYLTGDRGRMYADGSIEYIGRGDRQVKISGVRIELGEIEHVLSLVKGVVLALVMLRKLNENHSGLTAYIKYDHSTDAALLREELENAAKMGLPAAVIPKFYVLLKEFPLNINGKIDLQQLPEPVLDKADTIAGDHLITDEESCLKELWCLALGHSDISIEGNFFRLGGDSMTAIQITSKARKKGLIISLADFFRFPTIKNMAAEIRNRKNLSAVPVLISDNTLVISGNASQRFLQVCKSPETDGIQCKILSFRDRIDREKMLVIWNMILVRHDSLSLILKKDDDQWQLLTGKPVLIKSIPVAENLISARSIASKQIRTGEGIMSGIAFVERNANELVLAIHHLAVDFQSWTIIMSELQQAYAADMGMIRLAAPVPFSIWCLQNKLLAVNLELSSEPRRIVKQQLPPKVIDMIKHAGTERTTLLTAVTAQAIADCFAIAKVVIALENDGRNVSDGIDFSYTVGWLTGFKNLSISPGEMTFDGWLSASSAALKTPEVISDADYVINIIMEPEDTDKSVLIQEFSETETQPSHLVAIEFVIRTDAIEVTADCDHSLGENMASFLVSRMLNIWEHSVGHFKRWAPMTTFQESILSFCLKQPDSGFYHTQILFSLEGEINVPLLRKAWEHAAIVHDIFSCQVDLEKGDTPLFLISPGKSLFWREYTAKEQTVESLGEHIMEEDINQPFELLNGDNSRLYLVNGSDGTRLIWSHHHLFFDGWSLNLVIETVGRSYLALSDNGILPLPAPSVSSYLEWWSQRDNDKLLSRWYERLKENNSPKNFNLPKITEQKKYCSLSLSLTVSETAELENLSTQQQVTLFEIILCAWSLVIAYQTRQHQVFFGVVLTVRPPEIHDIVFTAGCCMNTMPFLVTVQDNISALLTEVRERFGEILEDQTLSTGRLLTALRNDGWAGEMDSLVVFENYPGDRSGTDLGNENRLKVLGSRERNDIPFTLVALSGNACEFELLYPDVPAHHTMAKRLMSQLGRVLKTFINQTKS; the protein is encoded by the coding sequence ATGCAAGAGGCAATTTTATTTGATTGTGAACTTTTGGGATCAAATGCAGCCTACACTATTGAGGTTCCTGTGGTTTTGGAGGAAAATAACCCTGATTTAAACCGTCTTTATCAGGCTTTTAAAAAAGCATTACTCCGTCATGATACTTTTAGAGTAATTATCAGGAATCCCAATGAAAACGATAAACGTCTTCATCAGGTTTTTAATCCTTTGTTAAGTATTTCATCAGGCATTGATTATATCACAGATACGCGGGAACCGATTGATCCTTATGGTAAAAATGAAATTACATTTCAGATTAAACAGGAAAACCCCGGTGTAACTACTTTTCTATTGCGTTTTCATCATGTTTTAGCCGACAGAAAGAGTATTGAATTATTAATTGGAGATATGTTCTCTTATTATACAAATAGCCCTTTACTTCCGGCAGGCACTTATCATAACGCAGTAGCAGAAATATTAAATAATTTTGATGGTCTGCAAGGGGATCTTAAATCTGTTCAGCAGAATTCAGTTTCAGGATTATCTGCATCTCAATCGGTGGATAGCTCCAGACATCTGGCTATCAGTGTGAAGCGGGAAGTGGCAGTCCTTGATTCATCCTGCTGGAACCAGCTGGAAAAGAAAGGACGTGACGCCGGACTCTCACCACAGGTCATAGTGTTAACGGCGTATTATATAATGAAACTCCGTGTCGAGGGGAAAAAAAGAACAACTATTGGAATCCCTTTTTCCCTGCATGATATCTTAGATGAGCCCAGAACTGCAGGGTGCTTTTTTAATATGGTACCGTTTCATACAGATTATCCTTCAAACCTTGGATTTCTTGATTTTGCAAAGCTTATACAGCATCAGCTGATGGAGCTGCTGCCCCAGCGATTTTTACCTTTACTCGATGTATCCAGGACATCCGGTCAGGCAGATGAAAGTATTTTTGATGCAGTTTTTGCGTGGCACGATCCTTTTATATTAAAGAACGGACAGATTTCAATATCACTCGGTATGCCTGATGCTTACCCTTCCAGATTATGTCATTCTTTGCTGGCTCAACCAGAGAATGGAGCATTGATGCTGGCGTTGGATTACGATCCTGCTCAGCTTTTGAAGGAAACAGCGGAAGGAATGCTCAGTTCAGTATTACATATTTTACAGGTGGTTAGTTCATCCCCTCAGGTTCCTGTTTCTTCTATCCCTTTGGGAACTCAGTATTTGCAGGAAGAAGAAAATACGGCATCAGGAGATATATTAAAGCTGATCAAAGAACGCGCAATCCTTTTTCCCGGGAGCATAGCAATAATTGAACCTGATGGAGGAAGTTATTCGTACAGTATACTTGAAGATACGGCAGAAAAAATTGCTGAATGGGCTTCTGATGCATCTTCTGAGTTGCCGGATATGATTGGTTTATGTATTCCAAGATCGTTTATAATGATTGCTGCGCTGATTGGCTTAATGAGAAGCCGGAAAACTGTGGCTCTGCTTGATCCTGAAAATTACAACAGTACAATTTCCAACATTAAAGCAGGAAATATTAATTGTGTAATTACTGATGGTACCATTGAACTAAAAGATGTGATTACAGTAACTACAAACCAGATTCTAAACGGAGTTTATGCTAAACTAAATGATACTGATATAGTTGAAGGTTCAATACTGTTTTTTTCTTCTGGAACTACTGGTCGTCCTAAGCCGGTTCTACTATCGAAATCAAATATCTGCTTACACACACATTGGGCAATCAGTAAATTTAAACTTACTTCTGCTGACAGGGTGCTGCAGTTTTGTTCTTTGGCATTTGATGCGATGCTGGAAGAGGTTTTACCTACGTTTTCAGTAGGTGCAACTCTGATCTTAAGGGACAATTATATTAGTGCTTCTGCTGCCGGATTTGTTGAATTTTGCCATCAGCATAAAATTACAGTTATAGATTTACCGACGGGATTTTTCAATCTTACTGCTATTGAATTAGACGCCGGTCAGCTGGTATTACCTGATTGTTTGAGATTAGTAGTCATAGGAGGGGAAGGCTATACCAACGCTGCGGTAAAAATCTGGTTATCTCTATTAGAACAGGCTCATCCGGCAGCACAGCTTTTAACGACTTACGGACCATCAGAGGCCAGCATTATTGTGGCTTCTGTATTCCTGAATTCCGGTATGCTTCAAACTCACCCTCTTGTTGGTCATGCAAGAGCCGGAGTAAGATTTTATGTGCTGGATAAAAGTCTTCAGCCTCTTCCCCCGGGGATAACAGGAGATCTGTACATTGGAGGTGGTATGCTTGCGAAAGGATATCTTGGCCGGCCTAAAGAAACTGCTGAAAGTTTTCTTCCTGATCCCTTTGTGAATGAAAAGGGTGCCAGGATGTATTTTACAGGTGACAGGGTCATCAAACAAAAGGACGGAAGTTTGTTGTTCAACGGTCGTGGTGACAGACAAATAAAACGCAGAGGGGTACGTATTGAACTTGATGGGATAGAGCATGTTTTTTCTCATGCTTTTGGCGGATGCCCCTGTGCTGTTATAGCGTATGGAGCATCGCTGGAACATATTGCTGTATTTATCCAGGATGGAGGCTCAGAGAATACGGAACATTTGATGGCAAACGCTTTGGCCGTATTGCCTTATGCTGCTCATCCTTCTCTTGTTCGCTTTCAAGAGCTTCCTCTTACTTCGAGAGGGAAGATGGACTATGAATCATTGAGGCAATCTCTGACGACTTCTTCTGTGGAAGAAAAATCTGATAATACTGGCATTGAGGATAAAATAATAAATCTGTTTAAAGATGTTTTAGGCTATAAAGAGTTTTGTGAAAGTGATGATTTTTTCAATGCAGGAGGCCATTCGCTTGCTGTTCTGCAATTGATATCATTAGCAAATCTCAGACTAAATGTGAAGATTAGTGTGCGGGATATTTACCTGGCCCGAACGATAGGGGCAATTGCAAAATTGATTAAACTTGCTCCATCTTCTGTGGCTGATCAGGTTAATCAGCAGGATGATCCCTGGTCACTTACGGAATTGGAATTAGCCATTCATATAGATGAACAACTGACACAAGGGCCATCTCCGTATTGGATAACGGAAAAGTGGAATTTACAAGACGGTCTGGATATGATCCGTCTGAGAGAAGCCCTTGGAGTTGTTTTGTCGGCACATCCGATTTTGCGTTCAACACTGATTACGAAAAATGGTCACTCAAGGTGGGCAGATAAATCTATTCCGGAAGCTTTAAATCATATCCTGGAAAAGGAAAAAGAAAATTATTTAAAATTAAGCTTATTATCTTCTGAAAGTGGCTTTTCAACACTTTTACTGAATGTTCATCATAGTCTGCTGGATGGTCAGGGGATCGATGTCTTTATGCAGGCATTGGCAAATGCATATACAAACAGAACAGCTATACCTGCCATTTCACAAATGATTCCACCTGCTTTACCTTTATCGGGAGAGGATGAGCTGCTGGCATGGAAGAATTACCTTTCAGGGGCTGGTTCTGATTTTAATCTGCCACCCGATATTGCGGGTGACAGACTGGCTACAGGAGCGATGGTTGCGTCCTTTAAACCAGTGATAAATATAAATGAACTTTTGCCTTTACAAGAAGACAAAAGACCTGGGAATTATACTTTTTTTGCTGCTTTAACGATGGCATGGCTCCATCGGATGACGAACTCTGCAGATATCCTGTTGAATATTGCTGTCGGTTTAAACGACGGAATTAAGGGATTGAGATTATCTACCTGTGTAGCACCCCTGCGATCCGGAATTAATAAGCGGATGACATTTAATGATTTATATAGCAATATTGGCGATAATTTAGACTGGATCCTTGATCATTTGCCCATAGGGCCAATGCAGCTGGCTACCACTTTAAGGGCAGGGGGGATAGTTCAGCAGGCGTTACCCTTGTTATTTGATTTTGAGGATAAACGTGAAAAGAAGGTTTTGGTGTTTGATGAAATCAGAGCTGTCAATGAACCTCAGCAACCAGCAACAGTGAGAGCTGATATTGAAATTTCAATTCGCATTGAAGAGGATGGAATGCTTTGCTGTTCAATGCGGGGACGTGCAAGTATGTATAGCTTTTCTTTACTGGAGTGCTGGGTTAATTCTCTTGGTACTTTTCTTAGAGCTGTGACAAAGGGAGGAGATCAACTGATAAAAAATATTCCATTAATACCATATGGAAGTGTTATGGCTGCTATGCTGGAGGGGGAAGTCATACAAACAGACGCTTCGCCGGATTTTTTAGCAAAGCATCTGCGAAAATTATTAAGGGAAAAGCTGCTGCTGCCTGTTATTCAGGGTAAGGATTGTAAATTAACTGGTCAGGACGTGCTCAATAAAGCGCATGATCTGATAAATATCTTAAAAGAGGCAAACATCAAGGCAGGTGACTGCGTCATTGTTCTGCTTCCCAGGTATGTAAACTATCTTCCGGTTTTACTGGCGTTATGGGAAACAGGAGCAATTCCTGTGCTGATTAATCCTGAGCAACCAAATGAACGGCAGAAAGTGATGTTTAAAGCTGTTTCTGCGGTAGCGGTTATTGAAAAAGACGACCTGGGTGTTATTCAGGTCAGATCTATCAGAGAAACTAATACTCAGCGCAGAGTAGATAGTATTGCTACTGCCTATATCTTTTTCACCTCTGGCTCAAGTGGAGTTCCAAAACCAGTCATTTGTCCATGGCGTGGTCTGCAAAGACTGCTGGATTGGTCTGTGAAAACATTTCCGTTTGCAGCGGAGGATGCTTTTTTACATACCGCATCTCCGGGATTTGACATTTCAATATGGGAAATGCTATTTCCGATATGGGGAGGCGCCAGACTTTTGGTAGAAGATAACAATGGGGTTCAGGATATGCCATCTCTGATCAGGTTTATAGAATCAGAACGTGCAACACATGTTCATTTTATTCCAAGTATTCTGGAAAGTTTCCTGGATGCGTTAAATCCTTCAGAAGGCCGGTCTGTAAAGTTGGTATTTTGCGGAGGTGAAGCTACTTCAAAACCCCTTTTAAAACGACTTCTTGATGAAAGGGAGGTGCCGATGCAACACTGCTACGGCCCAACGGAAACATCAATATTTATATTAAGCTGGCATGGTGACCGATCGTCTCCATTGCCTTATGGGCTTCCTCTTGGAAATCCGGTGGATGGGGCCGGCGTTGTTATATTGGATGAAATGATGGAACCGGTAGTTCGTGGTATTACCGGAGAGATAGGATTATATGGAGATGCACTGACATCTGGATATCTCGGAATGCCACGTGCAACTGCGGCTGCTTTCCGGCCATGGCCGGGAAAGGGTGGAAGGATATATCTTACCGGAGACCGGGGCAGGATGTATGCGGATGGTTCAATAGAATATATTGGAAGAGGTGACCGTCAGGTGAAAATATCCGGAGTACGTATTGAACTGGGAGAAATAGAACATGTTTTATCTCTGGTAAAGGGAGTCGTACTGGCTTTAGTCATGCTTAGAAAGCTAAATGAAAATCATTCAGGTTTGACGGCTTACATTAAATATGATCACAGTACTGACGCTGCTCTGTTAAGGGAAGAATTGGAAAATGCAGCGAAAATGGGACTTCCTGCTGCTGTCATTCCCAAATTTTATGTATTGCTAAAGGAGTTTCCGTTAAATATTAATGGGAAAATAGATCTTCAGCAGTTGCCTGAACCAGTGCTGGACAAAGCCGATACAATAGCAGGAGATCATTTGATAACTGATGAAGAATCCTGTTTAAAAGAACTCTGGTGTTTGGCTCTTGGGCATAGCGATATAAGTATAGAAGGTAATTTTTTCAGACTTGGGGGAGACTCCATGACAGCAATCCAGATTACATCAAAGGCAAGGAAAAAAGGACTCATCATTAGCCTTGCGGATTTTTTCCGGTTCCCTACGATAAAAAATATGGCTGCTGAAATCAGGAATCGTAAGAATTTATCTGCTGTCCCCGTACTGATCTCTGATAACACTCTTGTGATTTCCGGCAATGCTTCACAAAGATTTCTGCAAGTCTGTAAATCTCCTGAAACTGACGGTATCCAGTGTAAAATACTCTCTTTCAGAGATAGAATTGACAGAGAAAAAATGCTTGTGATCTGGAATATGATACTTGTACGTCATGATTCTCTGTCTTTGATTCTGAAAAAGGATGATGATCAATGGCAACTGCTCACCGGCAAACCAGTTTTGATCAAAAGTATTCCTGTCGCTGAAAATCTTATTTCAGCACGGAGCATTGCATCAAAACAGATTCGTACAGGTGAGGGAATAATGTCGGGTATTGCTTTTGTGGAAAGGAATGCAAATGAACTTGTTCTTGCTATTCATCATCTTGCTGTAGATTTTCAGTCCTGGACAATTATTATGAGTGAACTTCAGCAAGCTTATGCTGCTGATATGGGGATGATCCGGTTAGCAGCACCGGTTCCTTTTAGCATATGGTGTCTTCAAAACAAGCTTTTAGCAGTTAATCTGGAACTGTCATCTGAGCCAAGACGAATAGTTAAACAGCAATTACCTCCAAAGGTAATTGATATGATAAAACATGCAGGAACAGAGCGGACAACACTATTGACAGCCGTTACCGCACAAGCTATTGCAGACTGTTTTGCTATAGCAAAGGTAGTTATAGCACTGGAAAATGATGGGAGGAATGTCAGTGATGGAATTGATTTCTCTTATACGGTTGGCTGGCTGACAGGGTTTAAAAATTTAAGTATCAGTCCGGGAGAAATGACCTTTGATGGGTGGTTATCTGCAAGCTCAGCAGCACTTAAAACTCCGGAAGTTATCTCAGACGCAGATTATGTAATCAATATCATAATGGAACCAGAAGATACTGATAAGAGTGTTTTAATTCAGGAATTTTCAGAAACAGAAACACAACCTTCACATCTTGTTGCCATAGAATTTGTAATCAGGACTGATGCAATTGAAGTAACTGCAGACTGTGATCATAGTCTTGGAGAGAATATGGCGTCTTTTCTGGTCTCCAGAATGTTAAATATATGGGAGCATTCGGTCGGTCACTTTAAGAGATGGGCCCCTATGACTACTTTTCAGGAGTCTATTCTTAGTTTTTGCCTGAAACAACCGGATAGTGGATTCTATCATACTCAGATACTCTTTTCGCTGGAAGGTGAAATTAATGTGCCTTTATTGAGAAAAGCCTGGGAACATGCGGCAATTGTACATGATATCTTCTCTTGTCAGGTCGATCTTGAAAAGGGAGATACGCCTTTATTCCTTATATCACCTGGAAAATCATTGTTCTGGCGGGAATATACAGCTAAAGAACAAACTGTTGAATCTTTAGGTGAGCATATAATGGAGGAAGATATAAATCAACCATTTGAGCTGTTGAATGGCGATAATTCCCGCTTATATCTGGTTAATGGAAGTGATGGTACGAGACTTATATGGTCACATCATCATTTATTCTTTGATGGCTGGAGCCTGAATCTTGTCATAGAGACGGTGGGGAGATCTTATCTCGCGTTATCCGATAACGGTATTTTGCCGCTACCTGCACCTTCAGTCAGTTCTTATCTGGAATGGTGGAGTCAACGGGATAATGATAAACTGCTCTCCCGCTGGTATGAAAGACTGAAAGAAAATAACTCTCCAAAGAATTTTAATCTGCCTAAAATTACCGAACAGAAAAAATACTGCAGTTTAAGTTTGTCATTGACAGTTAGTGAAACCGCTGAGCTGGAAAATTTGTCAACTCAGCAACAGGTGACTCTTTTTGAAATTATACTTTGTGCCTGGTCATTGGTGATCGCCTATCAAACCAGACAACATCAGGTGTTTTTTGGAGTGGTGCTTACTGTTCGTCCTCCTGAAATCCATGATATAGTTTTTACAGCAGGTTGCTGTATGAATACTATGCCTTTTCTTGTAACTGTTCAGGATAATATTTCAGCCTTGTTAACTGAGGTACGCGAAAGATTTGGCGAAATACTGGAGGATCAGACCTTGTCAACTGGAAGACTTTTAACAGCGTTGAGAAATGATGGATGGGCAGGAGAAATGGATAGTCTTGTCGTATTCGAAAACTATCCTGGTGACCGTAGTGGCACTGATCTGGGTAATGAAAACCGTTTAAAAGTATTGGGCTCCAGAGAAAGGAATGATATACCATTTACTTTGGTTGCGCTTTCTGGTAATGCCTGTGAATTTGAATTGTTATATCCCGATGTACCGGCTCACCATACGATGGCTAAAAGACTAATGTCTCAGCTTGGGAGAGTACTTAAAACATTTATTAATCAAACTAAATCATAA
- a CDS encoding aminoglycoside 6-adenylyltransferase: protein MTPNFEIFIENNKDIQAVISFGSSGNIRSDKYSDVDLVLFTSSPSKYINENDSQWTADLGNVLSRVVFRDLVNYVEVNKLVMETGPALDLLIIDIAVFTKMVEYRQTGDTLNLPAQLLKLTDTYTYRIHYQLKRGYKMVFDASDVQRTIDLMFKYEGGNEDRNLILNENTFESQYNRFWQTCYKVNTWLICDETQYAMITLDNILKRNLILVLQWQTLLEKNDKSYDVFYDGAKLKEWCDPAIVKDLFNIFSYNSKQEIRKAVLHTMRLYINFSHRVAASKGYTINQPLEKEVLHAFSQEQFLGTNTTLNKVVGHLNSIAGDRNDIHAILFTTHELCYKDSLTLEIDCFLITSEPDQYAEKDIWYKYFDHIFCLSRSGDGFGAIIHLLFKDGFCLNVTLIDSLDVEKCNTYFHRAFYQALHKGYKLIYAKQGVSERIQSILHDYTGQSGIVDEKNFYANYNRFWQTTNKMAAKMVRKDFYYTILEMDNLMKSQVVRMLEWYTAIHDHSADIYPNAKKMHLWCDPVLYQELSHSFPHSGMNEMLQSIILTMNLYRKISSDVAAASDFSLNDKLEQKIYDTVMEISCAFSGVS, encoded by the coding sequence ATGACACCTAATTTTGAAATTTTCATAGAAAATAATAAAGACATACAAGCCGTTATTTCTTTCGGATCTTCCGGCAATATCAGAAGTGATAAATATTCAGATGTAGACCTTGTCTTATTTACGTCTTCTCCTTCAAAGTATATTAATGAAAATGATAGTCAATGGACAGCAGATCTGGGGAATGTATTATCAAGGGTAGTTTTTCGGGATCTTGTTAACTATGTAGAGGTTAATAAATTAGTGATGGAGACGGGACCGGCTTTGGATCTGCTGATTATAGACATTGCAGTATTTACAAAAATGGTGGAGTACCGGCAGACTGGCGATACGCTTAATTTACCGGCACAATTATTAAAGCTCACTGATACCTATACCTATCGCATCCACTATCAATTAAAAAGAGGATATAAAATGGTTTTTGATGCCTCTGATGTTCAACGGACTATTGATTTGATGTTTAAATATGAAGGGGGGAATGAAGATAGAAACCTGATCTTAAATGAAAACACATTTGAATCTCAATATAACCGGTTCTGGCAAACCTGCTATAAAGTGAATACCTGGCTAATCTGCGATGAAACTCAGTATGCGATGATCACTTTGGATAACATCCTTAAAAGGAACCTCATTCTTGTTCTTCAATGGCAGACATTACTGGAGAAGAATGATAAAAGCTATGACGTGTTTTACGATGGTGCTAAACTGAAAGAATGGTGTGATCCTGCCATAGTTAAAGATTTGTTCAATATTTTCTCCTATAATAGTAAGCAGGAGATAAGAAAGGCTGTTTTACACACCATGCGGCTTTATATTAATTTTTCGCACCGGGTTGCAGCCAGTAAAGGATATACAATTAATCAACCCCTGGAGAAAGAAGTACTTCATGCTTTCAGCCAGGAGCAGTTTCTAGGAACAAATACAACTTTAAATAAAGTCGTTGGGCACCTGAACAGTATAGCCGGAGACCGGAATGATATTCATGCCATCCTGTTTACTACCCATGAGCTCTGCTACAAGGATAGCCTGACTTTGGAAATTGATTGTTTTTTAATTACATCAGAGCCGGATCAATACGCGGAAAAAGATATATGGTATAAATATTTTGACCATATTTTTTGTCTGTCCCGTTCCGGGGATGGTTTCGGAGCCATCATACATCTTCTCTTTAAAGACGGCTTTTGTCTAAATGTAACGCTGATTGATAGTCTGGATGTTGAAAAATGTAACACTTATTTTCATCGTGCTTTTTATCAGGCATTACATAAGGGATATAAATTGATTTATGCTAAACAAGGGGTTTCAGAAAGAATTCAAAGCATACTTCATGATTATACAGGTCAATCCGGGATTGTAGATGAAAAGAATTTTTATGCTAACTATAACCGATTCTGGCAAACAACTAATAAAATGGCTGCAAAAATGGTTCGTAAGGATTTTTACTATACCATTTTGGAGATGGATAATCTGATGAAAAGTCAGGTAGTCAGAATGCTGGAATGGTATACGGCAATTCATGATCATTCAGCCGATATTTATCCAAATGCAAAAAAGATGCATCTATGGTGTGATCCCGTGCTCTATCAGGAATTATCCCATTCTTTTCCTCATTCCGGTATGAATGAAATGCTTCAGTCTATTATTCTGACAATGAATCTTTACAGGAAAATTTCTTCTGATGTGGCTGCAGCCAGCGATTTCTCATTAAATGATAAATTAGAACAAAAGATCTACGACACAGTCATGGAAATTTCCTGCGCTTTCTCCGGGGTTTCCTGA